Within the Atribacterota bacterium genome, the region TCCATCAGGCAACATATTATCTGGATGATATTGGTTTTTGTCCTGCATTTTTTTTCTTATACAACGCCAGTATTTTAATTTACAGTATTGTTCTGTCCATTTTTTTTCTATTAATTGTCTTTCTACATATACCTTTATTGGACAACAATAGAACCATGGACAAATTTTTCCAGTGCTCTTACTCTTACACATAAATCTAATTATCTTGT harbors:
- a CDS encoding uracil-DNA glycosylase, with the translated sequence MCKSKSTGKICPWFYCCPIKVYVERQLIEKKWTEQYCKLKYWRCIRKKMQDKNQYHPDNMLPDGTINTQL